CTCTGGATTTTAACATGATGATACACATACCATCGGTTTTTTGCATGCTTCTAACAGTGTGATTTTATCCcatgttttcttattatttatttatttatttattattgcatgGCACTTTTTATCTTTATAAGCACTTTTTGAAGCACTTATTTACTAATTTTAATGGTATGTGTACTTTTTATCCTTAGGGGCAAGTAATTCAAACtgtattttagtacttttaaatgtggttatgtcaaaaaattattttaatatattttaatatatatttaattgtatttcttttagaCTGGACACCGGGCATTTTAAATATCAACAcaacttttatatattttatttatttatctgaacttttctttttttcttccccacccccttctcttttctctgtttacagtgtatattatatgttttaattattgtaattttatttattatagagGGGAGAGGAGCCAAGCAGGAGTGGAGGagaccttttatttaaagttttatgttCCCGCTGTCCGTCCTGTCTTGTGGTCCTTTGGCCCTGCCCTGGGCATTTGGCCTTCTTTTAAACCGTTTTTTAGAACCGAACCAGGTCTCTTAGGGaaattttaagtgttttaatcaCACCGGGGGTCCCCTCGCAACGCCTATCCAGGGCACTGCGTtctaccctaacctaaccctaacccaaacagGTTAAACCCCCCtctcctaaccctaacccatacAGACTTGTGATTGGCACCACTGGAGAGCCAGTAAGTGGTTTTGGGTGCGTAGGTCTAACTGCCATACCTCTGGCATCTTCCTGTCGAAAGTTGTAAGCCAAACAAAAACTATACCCGGGTGCACTCTTGTTAAAATCCCCTATCCTAAGCCTACAGCCCATTGCTACAAATAGCATCATATATGTTGCTGTCGCTCTATCCTAACCCTCCAGCTCATTGCTACAGAAGCATCATATATGTTGCTGCTGCTCTGGTGACAGCCGAGGGCAAACTGCACCGTGCAGgactttgaaatattttgtgaaaagctGCTACACAGGCACCACATATGTCACTGTGTGTCTCTGgagtctctcactctctctctctctctctctctctctctatttgtgtgtgtgtttgtgtgtgtgtgtgtgtgtatatgcagtgcgtttgctgaatgctgtgcatgtgttgtcaaattaatgaagttgttttgttaatttgcttgtgttttgcctgtttgcatgtgttttctgaagttgcagggcTGTGGCCTCTGTTGGCCACCGTACAGACATACTCCACAGCACAGCggattagctaacgttagcgttagcttACGCAGAGCTATGTTCCCAACTAACAGACACAATTCCTCGGCTTAGAATTACCGTGTGAaccgctaaaaacacaacaaccttgCTGTCCTTTTCCACGtgactgaaatacacactttcTTGGCTTAGAATGACGGCAACAACCACTAGACACACTGCTGACTCACGGTCTTCTCTTCCTAATTTAAAACCAGGGCCTATTCTCCTATTTACAGACGCATCTCTGCAGCACAGGGCCCAACGCTAGTTTAAAGGGGGCTTGGGTAGCTCCATTGGTAGAGTCCACACCAATTTACAGAAACTCAGTCCTCAATGCAGCAGCCGCTGGTTTGGTTCCCCTTTGCcccatgtcattccccctctctctcccctttcatgtctgaaGTTGACTTGTCAAAAATAAGACCTTACAGTATcttgaaatgaagaaaaagtaaatgaacAAATGACATATACAAATAGGCATACTGGTCCATGGCAAACGTTATTTACAATAACATAAACCTGGGCTActtaaaaagattaagaagaaGTGCAGCAGCTCTGCCTTCACTTTACTGGTGGCTCTGTCTGTGCCTCTATTGCCGACTGGAGGAGAGGGCTGGGTTGTGGACCCACGGCTGCGGAGGGAGTCTGAGCAAAGGATGCTGACAGGATGCAACTTCTCCTCTATTTTCCGCCTCATCCCTCCATCCTACCCGGCGATGCGCTGTGCGTTATTACGTCAAGCCGTTTCACGAGTGCATTACGTGAGACTGGCAGAGCAGCACAGCAGCCTGGATCCTCGTTATGTAACGTATCGGGTGCTGCACGGCGGAGAGaagcggtgggggggggggagaatgaCGTATGGCTGATTTATTGACAAATAACGGTGCGTTGGCTTGACTGAACGTAGGCTACAAACGTCTGCTGTCGGCAAGATCAGTGATAACTGGAAATCGCTGGAGTGGAGAGTGAGCGAGCCGTCAGTGGCCTATCCCCGAGGCGCACACACGTCTCTAcggccttttttcttttttttttctttcaggtgAGCCGTTTCTGTATCCGTTTAAAATCGTCTCCCTTATCAGTTGAAATAAATCAATGCCTGTTTGTTTTAGAAGAGAAACAGATTCATATTTTGTTCTCCATCGCACCGGGTTAGTCCAACAGCCACTGCGCTGTACAGACAATGGCGGGTCCCGAGCAGtcccaccagcagcagcagcagcaggtagaGGAGAAGGCAGAGTACATAGATGATGCTGAGATGGCCCTGCAAGGTATTAATATGCTGCTTAACAACGGCTTCAAAGAGAGCGACGAGCTTTTCAGGAGATACAGGTAATTATTTGATGATGTACAGTGTATAATAATGTGTTACAGTATTTCGCATTGCTTTAATATAAACATCAAAGAGAAATTCAGAACACTAGGTAGGCTACAGCATATACTACCACTATGcaaactgtgaaaacatttctccacatatgtaataataattcaaataaatgagATATTATTAGGGTCAAAATGCATGTGAAAGCATGTGGGGGTCTATTGGCCCCAGGTCTTCCCATTGGCATACTCTAGACCAcctctattttattttcatcatggaGAAAAGCGGCACTATGCACCCACAGTAGGTGACCAGAATGTCCCCCTGTACATCAGACTGACTTTTGAAGTATCCTGTGTTTTGgtggcatttttctttttaagctaaataacaaattaataaataaataaataaatgtaatagtgCCAGGTGGTACAACACGTCAAACAGATATTAGTCACACCCACATCAGCCATGACAGCTGAATATGGAGACTGTAGCTGCACCTGCTCCTGCACACAAGTTGCCATCCACGACTCCTATTAGTTATGCTTATAATCTATTCTCTTCTGCTGTCCGGGTGCTGATACAGAGGTGTACCACAGCTATATGAAGACCTATTGAGATTGTGTCGTAATTACAATTTTCAACAGAATATCCAACTGagttgcttttctgtttttttctgtggtcTCAACATCTTTCACCTTTCTATTCTCTGTGTAGGACCCAGAGTCCACTGATGAGCTTTGGGGCCAGTTTCGTTAGTTTCCTGGTGAGTTTCCTCTCATCTGGAGATAACGAGATCAAACAAAAATACTAGAGGAAATAACAGTTGGTGTTAAGAAATAGCAATTATGATGATTAATATAATATCATAACTGATCTAGCAGAGCTAGATTTGAGGCCCTACCATCACAGTTCATAAGGAAAGCACCCAGTATCATCTGAAATAACCCAATCTGTCAGATTGGTTGCTACTGTCATCACTGGCATCCTGTCCCTTGCTTTTCCAAGCATTAACATAACGGTTGGTTCCTCGCAACAAAAGCGTTGCTCTCGCAGAGAAGCACATTACAGTAATGCTGCATCCATCGCCAGCGGATCGTCGTATGCTGGAGATAGTGAAAATGCCgcataaaagaaaagaatgccTCAGTTctacatgaaaatgtaaaaatgctaAACCTCTAAATGTCATTCAAATATCATTGCATGTTGTACTGCTCGACTATAACCTCACTCATAAAGGGTTATCTTAAGAGGTTTCAGCAACATCAGAGCAAAGATGTTCTGTATGTGTTGGCTGTGTAGCATCTTTCCATCTTCCAACACACAGCGTTATAGATGTCACTGTGTTCTTCCATTCACTGTCATGCAGAAAGAGCCCTTTGTCCTTCTAGGACTGTTACTTCACACCCCTTCCCTCCTATTACTGTTTGTAAGCCACCCCAAGCATTAATCTCCTCTGTAAAATAAGACAGTTTGATGTTAGAATAATAATGCAAAGCAttagtgcttttaaaaaaaagatttgtcatGAACAAAATGTTTCATTGCATTGTAGAACGCCATGATGACAtttgaggaggagaagatgCAGACAGCCTGTGACGACCTAAGGACCACTGAGAAACTGTGCGAGAGTGACAGCTCCGGAGTCATAGAGACAATCagaaacaagattaaaaaaagtgtcagtACATCTAAGGACAATTGAAAAAATATGTTATATGGACTGTTGCATGGCAACCTTGAAACCCTTCACTAACGGTGCTATACTGGTCACTAGGAGCAGCAAGAACACCTATTCACACATATAGATTTTTCAGTTAGTTTGTGTGAACAAACAGGATTCTATTGTCACTGATGTCTCCTAAAATGGCTGCCAGAACCGGCAGCTGTTCAGATAAAGCTGTTTATATCCTCGGCATCAGGCCTGATGATACAGGCAGCAAAAGGGATCCTTCCAAACCCACTCACAGATTTTATTAGCGCTTCTGTGAAATGTAATCAACAAACTTCTTGAGTGAGGAGTGTGGGGACTGTATAGAAGCTCTGGGAAATTCTCAAAACTCTGCCTACCAGTCTCTGGGTGAAGTTCCAGGTTATctatatcagaatcagaatcagaatcagaaagggtTTTATTGCCAAGTACGTTTTTTAACACAAGAAATTTGATTTGGTGTTCACACATTCTCTACATGGAAAATTAAACAGTATAAGTATAGGTATAAACAACATAAGTACAAGTATTTGTACACAGtatgtattaaataataaatacaaaaataaatacaaaaataatcaagATAGAAATAAAGAGAGCAGTACAGCAGATAGAGTACAGTGCCATTAGGGGGTCCGGGCCTTGTTGATAAGGTTAGTGGCGAAGGGGAAAAAACAGTTCATGTGGCGAGAGGTTTTGGTCCAGACACTATTTGTCCTCTACACTTCAGTCCTGGTGGTGTATAGGTCTTGGAGCGGCGGCAGATTGCAGACAATCACCTTCTCCACAGACCGAATAACACGCTGCAGTCTGCCCATGTCCTTGGCAGTGGCAGCAGCGTACCAGATGGTGATGGAGGATGTGAGGATGGACTCAGTAATGGCTTTGTAGAAGTGCACCATCATTGTCTTGAGAATGAATTTCTCCAGCTGCCACAGGATGTGCATCCTCTGTTGTGCTTGTATTACTGCatattgaatgtgtgtttgtttgtgtgtgcatgaaacAGATGGACACACAGAGGTCAGGAATTGTGGTAATGGACCGCCTACAGAGACAGATTATCGTTGCTGACTGTCAGGTATACCTTGCCGTGCTCTCCTTTGTCAAGCAGGAACTTTCAGGTAATGAAATCATACCCACCTCAAATGTCTGTCTCTCATGGCATACGGTTTTCAAAGCATTGTGTCATCACGGGAGAGTTTGTCTCACTGTATGACTGACGGCATGTAGAGCATAGAATGTATATAAATTCTTACAAATGGTATAACTCAAGAACAAGATGATAGAAATGTCATACTTACAGATTAACAGTGTAGAGCAGAGTACCTGGTTTTACTTAGGAGCACATCTATATATGTTAATAAGAAATAACTGAATTTTGAATGAGGATTGTAATTACTGTATAGGTGTTATATAAAATCAGGTGTGTAAGAATAAAGTATGTGTTAAGTATATTTTCcccaattgtaatttccccttgcaggatcattaaagtatacattattattattaatattattattattattattattaactgaTTGATGGTTTGGTTAGTCCAACAAAttcccaaatttaaaaaaatattgaaaataaaatgttattaataaaataaaaatgaaaagcagcaagtcttcattttgtggGAATAAAACCATGGTATGTATTTCAATGAAAATCACTTCAAAGATCAAAATAGTCttagtttttaaatttctgtCCAACAACTAAACGATTAGTTGACTAATCTTTTCAGCTGTACCTTTATATAGTGTACTGCACTTTTGTAAGCTCTCCATATGGTTTACATATAatttcttaatttgtaaagtaactagtaaataTTATGTCAAATCATTGTAGTGATGTAAAAAGTTCAAAGCTTCCATCTGAATTGTAGTaagaagaagtagaaagtggcacaaagagaaaagtctcaagtaaagtactgttttttgtaCTGTACAGTGCAGTACTGGAGTATATGTACTATTCTACCacttgttagcatgctaacgtttgctaattagcatgaaaagttaagggatcaccaaagttttgacatcctgaggggaacatgaatatATGTAACAAATGTCATGGTAATCCatcaaatagttgttgagatactTCAGTCTGTACCAGAGTGGTGGACAGACTGACATTGCTGTTCCTAGAGCACTACTGCTAGTGtggctaaaaaaaagaatcaacaaaGTGATTATGACTACACTCatcagttgcagccctacatcAATGAGATTAATAATCACTTTCTTACAGAAAATATGGTCTCGTTCTTCCCATTGAGCCATGGACAACCTCATCAAAAGTATTCTGTTTCACGTTTCCACTAACAGCTTACATCAAAGGAGGCTGGATTCTACGTAAGGCGTGGAAGATGTACAATAAGTGTCATAGTGACATCAGCCAGCTGAAGGAGGCCTGTCAGCAGGGGCCCTCAGTCCACCAGGAGTCCCTCTCGACGGACAACACCAACCACAACGTGGTAGTGGAGAACTGTGTGACGGCTGAGGCCCTGGACCGACTCAAAGGCTCTGTCAGCTTCGGCTATGGCCTCTTCCACCTGTGCATCTCCATGGTACCTCCACACCTGCTCAAGATTATCAACTTGCTGGGTTTCCCTGGTGACCGTCTCCAGGGCCTGTCCTCCCTTATGTATGCTAGTGAAAGCAAGGACATGAAGGCACCACTCGCTACGTGAGTAGTAGTGTTCTATTGTATACTAATACAGACTAATAGCATTGGAGGGGGGATATCCTTGTGAAATAAACTGTACAACTATAGTTAACTTAAGACTTTAAAGCAGCTGTAAGCAGTATTTTTATGTTAAGAATAAACAAATGTGAGCACATTGAGATCCGATTGCTCAGACCAAATTCATAGATTGCCATACAAATGGCCACATTCTTTTAGCAGTCAgcatgttttacaaaaacaaatccctgaCCCCTGCTTTCAGGGACTTTTTAGTACCTTAACCCCAAGGGTAGTAATTCTAAAATCACATAAATTGGCTTTTAAGTTGACATCTGAACCTTTCCAAAAGCCCACAGAGATATATTACCGGTAGGTCAAACATCTGTGGGTGGCAGTagcagtctgtagggagttgggttgggagcCAGAGGGTCGCAGAGGGggccagagggttgctggttcaacccccatatggaccaaagtatggattggtagctggagagatgccagttcattTCCTGCGCTCTTGGCAGTGACTgtgcaaggcaccaaacccccaactgctcagggtgcctTTCCATGTGCAGCCCCCCCTCACACTCTAAAATCcttccattagtgcatgtgtgtgtaattcaggcatGTGAGTGATAacaattttaatcacaatattAGTTTTGGTGCATTTACATTGAGTTTGTGAAGACTGTCCAAATGTGGAAAATGAATGCAGGTTCAATAATTGTGGAAAACCAACAACTCTTAATACTGAATCCTAGGAACTTGAGGCTCATTAAGATGAACGATGCCAATTGTTCTCAACGATATTGTCCTGTAACTctgtaaaataatgtttactaGCAACCCAttacaaaagttaaaataacataattaaaagGTTTCAGACCGACAGCTACGATGTGAAACATAGACCTActctaatttaaatttttatataCTGCCAATATTAGTACATATTTAGCTGCATATTTACCTTTCATAAATATTCAGTGTATTACAGATTGTGATTGAGCATCAGATCCCAGATTTCAGACTGGCTGTAATCTGTTGTGTTCCCGTCTCAGGTTGGCCCTATTGTGGTACCACACAGTAGTGCTGCCTTTCTTTGCCCTGGATGGCTCTGATACACATGAGGGGCTGTTGGAAGCCAAAGCTATTCTGCAGAGAAAGTCTGTGGTTTACCCCAACTCATCCCTCTTCATGTTCTTTAGAGGACGAGTTCACAGGCTAGAGGTATGTGTAGCAGGCTCACAGTTAATAACAATCAGTGACAGATAAGCCAAACTTGATCAAGTCTATTGAAGTTTacaggtgcaatatgtaatactgacagctagtgtttaaaatagttactgcagtacaaattcaaaatactggagagagtttACATGTTTACAGGTATAGATCTGTAATCCAACTGGCCAGTtgataccaacacacaggctcaaacacagacagacatcacGTCACGAAACGGAcattacaaaaggagaaaatactggaaTTAGCCTTGTTATAAGAAATGATAATAATTCAACTTAACATGTTTCAGTATCGGGtgatgcattggggtcatttttggaattattacagtaaatttattacatattggacctttaaagtggtttatttgtgtttgtaatgtTGTATAAAGACATTGGATGGCAAATATAATGTACAATAGACAAACCTTTTGTTTACCATAGGCCGGTACAGCAGTCTTTGTTCAAACACTTATAATTAATAAGCATGTCAGATGGTTAATTAACTCACAAACTTCTACTCCACTATTTATCTAACTCTCACTCGAAACATGCATGTAGTTacctgttgctgtgtgtgtgtgtgtgtgtgtgtgtgtgtgtgtgtgtgtgtgtgtgtgtgtgctctctgtCCCCAGTGCCATATCAACAGTGCTTTGGCCTGTTTCCATGATGCATTAGAGCTTGCATCAGATCAAAGAGAGATCCAGCATGTGTGTCTCTATGAGATTGGTACGTCTTTGCTCATCAGGTTAGCTGTGACATACTGGCACTTGGCATACAGCACAGGAAGGGGTTCATTTGACTCTGCTTGTCTATGTTTCAGGTTGGTGTAGCATGATAGAGATGAACTTTGAAGATGCATACAGGTCATTTGAAAGGCTGAAGAATGAGTCACGATGGTCGCAGTGCTACTACGCTTACTTGACCGGAGGTACACTTATCACATTTTATCATATGCTAAAACTGCTGAGATGTCTCTACTCTGAAGTTTGTGTAATCTTTTTCTCAGTGTGTCAGGGTGCTTCGGGTGACCGGGATGGAGCAAGCGGAGTTTTAAAAGATGTGCAGaagctgtttaaaagaaaaaacaaccaaatagaGCAGTTTGCTGTCAAAAGGGTGGGTTTTGTTGCAAAgtttgctctttttctctctttcaaaaGTCATCACAAGTGTGTCACAAACGTTGTCCTTCTCTGTCCAATCCATATCTGCAGGCTGAGCGATTGAGAAAGATCTCCCCCACCAGAGAGCTATGCATCCTCGGTGTAATTGAAGTGCTCTATCTGTGGAAAGCGCTTCCTAACTGCTCCTCATCTAACCTGCAGATAATGAATCAGGGTGAATGGAAGATTCATAGCAACATAACCAAGTTAACTGCAGCCAGATTTCTACGAATTTCCTTTTCCCCTGTGATAATTTCCTGTGCATGTCTGCTCAGTGTTACAGAGTTTAGATTTGGCTTCATTCAGAGGCCTGAAACACCTTCTTCTTGGTGCCATTCACAAATGTCATGGAAATATGAGGGATGCTGTTCAGGTATCTGTCTACATTTACCACTGAAGGACTTTGCAGTTAATCTACACTTTAAATGTTACTCAGCTTGCTCTCCTATCCATGTTATCTGTGATCCAGTCATTCCAGCTGGCTGCTAGAGATGAGTATGGACGACAGATCAACTCATATGTTCAGCCGTATGCCGTCTATGAGCTTGGATGTATACTCCTTGCAAAACAGGAGGTCAGTCTGCCAGAATTCAGATTTCCATTTATTAaaatttttatttgaaatgaaagGATGGAGCCAAATGTATTAACCCAGTCTTTTTTGTATTGCAATTCAGACTCTGGCAAGGGGAAGATCATTGCTACTTCAAGCCAAggtacaaaatatttacatggCAACAATATTATTGGAAATCATTTGAATTTCCCAGatgtttcaaataatttttaaattcTATCTATCTCTCAATCTAAACTGTTTTAGGAG
This sequence is a window from Etheostoma cragini isolate CJK2018 chromosome 9, CSU_Ecrag_1.0, whole genome shotgun sequence. Protein-coding genes within it:
- the LOC117949868 gene encoding tetratricopeptide repeat protein 39C-like; translation: MAGPEQSHQQQQQQVEEKAEYIDDAEMALQGINMLLNNGFKESDELFRRYRTQSPLMSFGASFVSFLNAMMTFEEEKMQTACDDLRTTEKLCESDSSGVIETIRNKIKKSMDTQRSGIVVMDRLQRQIIVADCQVYLAVLSFVKQELSAYIKGGWILRKAWKMYNKCHSDISQLKEACQQGPSVHQESLSTDNTNHNVVVENCVTAEALDRLKGSVSFGYGLFHLCISMVPPHLLKIINLLGFPGDRLQGLSSLMYASESKDMKAPLATLALLWYHTVVLPFFALDGSDTHEGLLEAKAILQRKSVVYPNSSLFMFFRGRVHRLECHINSALACFHDALELASDQREIQHVCLYEIGWCSMIEMNFEDAYRSFERLKNESRWSQCYYAYLTGVCQGASGDRDGASGVLKDVQKLFKRKNNQIEQFAVKRAERLRKISPTRELCILGVIEVLYLWKALPNCSSSNLQIMNQVLQSLDLASFRGLKHLLLGAIHKCHGNMRDAVQSFQLAARDEYGRQINSYVQPYAVYELGCILLAKQETLARGRSLLLQAKEDFTGYDFENRLHVRIHSALASLKEVVPQ